In Manis javanica isolate MJ-LG chromosome X, MJ_LKY, whole genome shotgun sequence, the DNA window GTAATAAAACAATGAATGAGAAAACACAGGCAATGCCTTTTTAAATGGTTGGTGAACACCAAGACCACTGCTTAGTAGTTGTTGCCCTGGTTATGTGGAGGGCCTGAAGTCCCTCCCAGAAGAGAGAGCACCCCCACAGTCCCACTTTCACAGTGAGCGGCCTGGTTTGAGTGGAGCCAGCAACTCTGTTTACTCATGCATGAGCCGGCTGCTGATGGGGAGGCAGTGCAATGCAGGGAGACAGCCACCTCAGGACTGCCCATGAATTCATGTGCTTATGTGTCACAATTCCTGTGGTGCAGGTGAGACATACGACACTCATTCACTCAGTACCAAGGGCTGGCCCAGGACTGAGGACCAACTCAGCAATAGCAATCTGTCATCTGTCACACACCTTCTTGTGTGGCCTCTCTCAGCTTGGCTGGAGCCTCTGATCTATGCCCATTTCAAAGACTGGCATAAACACTAGAACTCTGTTGTGGTAGAAGCTTACAGAAGACAGATGCTTCCAAGAGAGGGATGGCAACCAAGTTTGGGGGGCATGCTGACACCTGGCAGCACAGTATAGACTGGCACAAACTGGAAAGATTCTGGAGGGGAAGAGGAATTGGAGTTGACCCATGCACAGTGAGTGGACAGGTGCTTTCAAGAACAAAGACATACACTGCTCCCAGGGCCTCCATTAGTCCCCTATTAGATGCATCTATgttacagagacagagagagagaggactgaATCTGAGAGCGTGAAAATGAAGAGGGAAAGAATGTGTTGGGCCACAACATCCCAGAGAATGGTTGCctaggtcccattcacagcactgATTTCTATTCTTTATGAATTCCTGGAAGTTCTAGAATATCGCTCCATAGAACAATTATGATGCAGCTCTGAACTTCctagtttttttctctcttcaggcTCCTATTCACCACCCATCTCCCTTTCCTTGCTCTATGTCAAAAAAAAGAAGGTGATAGAATGTGGTGTAGAAAGTTCATTACAGTAAATTTTGGGGTTGAAATTACTTACTCATTTAACAAACACTTCCTGAGCTTGTACTATGTGCTAAGCCCCATGCTGGATGGTAGGACTATCATGATGAATGGAACAAACATGGTCCCTGAGCTCACAGAATTTATGTCCTATCAGGGGAGAAGGGTAGacagaagtaataaaaatatcATCAAACAATGACAATAGCTATGAAGACAATGTGGCAAACCGGCAAGCAACTGGAGTGAGGGTGGTCAAAGAAAGCATCTCTCAAGAGATAACCTTTGAGCTGAGAATTAATGATGTGGAGGAAGCTATGCAAAGACCTGGGAAAAagcaagccaggcagaggaaacagctgaTAAGAATGCCCTGAGGCAGAAATGAGCTCAGGTTGTCTAAGGAGAGGCAaggatgagaaggaagaaaagcaagagcaGTAGGAGAAGAAATTGGAGAGGCAGGTGGAAACAGGTCAGCTGGGGCCTGGTAGTTCACGGTAATATATTAGAATTCCACTGCAAGTAAAATGATAATTCACAGGAGGGGTTTAagcatccatccttccatctttTGGTAACAGCACCACAATTTCCTTATTACAAAtgtcttctttcccctttggcAACAGTCCAGTGGGATGGTCAGTCTAGATGCACCAGACACTGGGCATAAGACTCAAGCTAAATCAATAGGGTGCACCCTCTCTGGAGATATTTCCTGTTGGCTTTATAACAgcgttattgagatataactcacaGACCATACAAAgacacccatttaaagtataaaatttaatGGTCTTTAGTATATCCATATCTGGGTCACCACCACTCCagttaattttagaacattttcatcacctccgAAAGAAACCTTGTACCCTTCACTATCACCCTTCCACCCTGTTCTGTCCCTCCTCGGCTCCAGTTTTAAGAAACCACGAATCTCCTTTCTCCTCtgtaattttcccttttctgaacatttaatataaatggaatcatataaaatgtgGTCTTTTGTTCCCGACTtttttcacctagcataatgttcACGAGggttatccatgttgtagcatatatgaGTACATCACTGCTTTTAAAGGCTGAAAAACATTCTATTTTATGCATGTACCACCTTTTGTCTGCTCttcaattgatggacatttgtgttgcttccattttttgactATTACAGCTAATGCTGCTATGAAGActtgtgtacaagtctttgtgtggccAATTGTTTTCCATTCTCTTGGGTAGATATCTAGGACTGgatttgctgggtcatatagcCACTCTATGTGTAGCATTTTGAGGATCTGCCAAATTGGTTTTCACAGTGGCAGTACCAATTTACATGCCAAAGAGCAATGCAATGTGTGAGGGTTCCAACTTCTCtatatcttcaccaacacttgttattttccattttttaaaaatacagccatCCCGGTGTCTAATTGTGTCTAGAAATGGTacctaattgtggttttgatttgcatttccctgatgcctaatgatattgagcatcttttcatgagttcACTGTCCTTTTTAtatcattttggaaaaatgtctattcaaatcctttggccattttttaattgacttgtctttttgttgttgcgTTGAAagatttctttatctattttggatactagatctttatcagatatgtaatttgtaaatattttctccaaaaatttttattttaattatgatacACCAAAGGTTTTAATCATGATGAAGTCTaattcatctatttttcctttggttgcttgtgcttttggtgttgagtAAAAGAAACCATTGCCTAGTCCAGGATCATGAAGATTTAcacctgttttcttttaagagttaaatgttttagctcttatacttaggtcattgatctattttgagttatttttttttgtatatatatatatatatatatatatatatatatatatatatatatatatatatatatgtgttggGGAGGGGTCAAAACTCCTTCTTTcaatgtggatatccagttgtacCAGCACCATTCATTGAAACAACTAATTGAGCATAGATGTATGGCTTTATTTCTGGCCTCTCAATTATATTGCATTGACTCACATGTCTCTCTTTATGCAagtgccacactgtcttgattactacagctttgtctGAAAATCAGAAAGCATatgtcctccaactttgttcttctctttcaaaattgTTTGTATGTAATCTTGATTCCTtgcatttccatgtgaattttaggatcaacTTATCCATTTCTGGACATATCATTTTCTATCCTTCTACTTTCAACTAATGAATGTCTTTCAATCTACAGTATGTATCTTGTAGACAGCTTATAGTTGGACAATGTTTTCTAAATCAATTttgccaatctctgccttttaaagcAGTAACCATTTACATGTAATATAATTACTGATAAGGTAGGATTTATGTCttccattttgttatttattttctatgtcttATGTACTTTGGTTCTTCAGTTCCTCCATTACTGTCTTGTTTTgtgttaaatatacattttatagtgTACAATTTGTATTGACTGTTGAttcttttattctatattttttagttattttctcagTAGTTGCCCTGGAAATTAGTATTAAGCATCTTAATCTATGAATGTCTATTTCAAATTAATACCAAGTTAACCTCAATAGTGTGCAAAGACTTTGTTTCTTTATGGTTCCTTTACCCATATATTATTCTCATtacaaattacatctttatatattttgtgccTCTCAACGTGGATTTATAACAATCACACTATACAGTTGCATTTTAAATCATATTGAATATACAAAAGCagttacaaacaaaaatacacatacattgtcttttatatttacctgtgTAGTTGCCTTTACCAGCATTCTTTATGTGGATCTAAGTTACAATggagttttctttcatttcagcctgaaggacttcctgtattatttcttatagGGAAGCTTTGCTTGTGATGAATTCCCTCAGTTTCTGTTTACCTGGGGATGTcttaatttctacttcattttgaatggtttatttttctgtatacagaattcttggttgacagaaGCTTCCCCTGCttcctttcagtactttgaaaaTGCCATCTGCTTTCTGGCCTTCATGGGTTCGGATGAGAAATCAGCTGATTCTTATTGAGGATTCCTTATAAGTTAAGAGCATTTTTCTCCCGCTCCTTTCAAGATTgtctctttgtctttgtcttgaGATGATTTTATTATGTTCTGTCTAGATTTCTTTGAGTTTATCACATGGGaagttcattgagcttcttggatgtgtAGATTAATGGTTTTCATCAAGTTAGGGAACGttccagccattatttcttcaaatattttatctaccccttttttcctctcctctccttctggaaCTCCCATTATGCAGATGTTGGCACAATTGGCACTGTCTCATAAGTTACTGAGGCActgctcacttttctttattctttttctttctgttcttcagacGAGATAATCTCAACTGAACTATCTTCAAGTTACCTGATTCTTTCTTCTACCTACTCATATCCATTGTTGAGACCCTCTTGTGtgagtttttcatttcataattagACTTTTCAAatccagaatttctatttggatCCTTTGTATAATTTCTatatctttattgatattctctatttgaTGTGGTATTGTTCTCATACTTCCCTTTAGTGATTTAGATGATTTCCTTTAGCTCTCTGAACAAATTTAAAGTCTTTGTTCAGCAAGTCAAGTTTCTGGGCTTCCTCAGGAACTGTTTTTATTGGTTGCTGTTGTGCCGGTGTATGGgtgtattttcttgtttcttttatgcCACATAATTCTTTTGTTGAAAACTAGATAGTCCAATAATGTggcaactctggaaatcagattccCCCTGCTCtgagtttttgttgttgctgctgCTCATTGTAATTGTCATTGTTTTGTGGCTTAGCAACTTTTGTGAGCTAATTTTATAAAGCCTGTGTTCTTTGTTATGTGAACCCACTAAGCCTCTTCTTTTAGCTTACTGGTCAACTAATGACTGGACAGAGATTTCCTTCACCATGGTAGAACACTGTTCCATCCCCAATTTTCTAACTAAGGAAGTGTCCTAATTTTTACTGAGTCTGTGACATCCAAACATCATTATTTTAGTCCTTGGGAGTGATGTAAATAACTTCTATTAGGATGAATTTTGGGTTCTTTTGAGGGCATTTAGTTGTTTCCTGCATAGTGTGAGGGAAAGCAAACACTACTATAAAGTAGGTGTTCTTGAGGTGGTTTCTTTGTCCACTTTTAATTAGTGGGTGACCCTGTCACCCAACACACATCACACCTCTCCCCATACAGGTTCAGGCAATCTAAATGCTGATGTAATCACACACAGATAAACACATATAAAGAAACACCAAGTTCTTTTTCCTCCTTGACCATATGTTAAATTGTTAAGAATGGAAATTTGTCTTTAGTGCTTAGTCCTCACCCAGTCTTTATCCCCAGTGCTTGGCTAACTATGGACATGCCACCATGGCCCCCAACTCTGCGGAACCTCACCTTCTCCCTTCTCACAcatctttttcctgccttcccttcttcctcatgATCAGAGAAGTTGCTCATGCACACATCTCCTGGAATAAGGGACTTTTCAaaatttgttgattttattttaatcaccACCATCTCTGCTCCATGACATTGTAATGTCTTATAAGAGTGTCATTTTGCAGTGTTTGTTGGGAACTGGACTTAGTGATTTGGGCTCAGGCTACTTTTCGGTCTTTGTTACGGGTCAAAACTTCTTGGCCCTTTCCACTCTCTTCGCCTTTCTTGGAATTGTTGCATGAATacaatagaatttttttcttgcacTCCCATGAAGCAGTCTTTTTATTCCCTTCTGTATCTTCTTTACCTGGAAGGGCAACAGAGTGATCCCAGAAGGGCACCAGGTTGGAGGAAGAAGATGGCAACAGAATGAGAAGGAGGGCTTCAAAAGAAAGGCCTGGCTAATGAGGGGTTTTATGCCAAGCAAAGAAAGGGCAGGAGTCTTAGGGGAGGGAGAATCAATGGGAAAGAAGACGAGGAGCTTGGGTGAGGTGGTCTCACCTGGCCACCACATCTGGACCTGTGTTGACAAGGGTTCTTCCTCTTTGTCCTCCCTTTTGTACTGGAGGTTAATTGTTTTGTGCTTGGGGTTGATTGTTCCATAACTGTGCTATTAGCCATGTTAAAGCCTCCCAGTGGTCTCTAGAGGGGTCTCTAGAGCGGTCTATATAAAATGCCCCTTGCCAGGACAATGAGGAGCTACGCTGTTTAGCTTTGTTCAGCAAggcacctcctccaggcagcagGGGAAAAGGGTAGGGAGCATAGACATTACAAAGCATCACTCCTGGCTCCTCCCAAGGGGTGGGGATGCTGGGAAAACCAAGATGCTCTGGTTAGAGGCAGTGGGCATTACCTCAACATTCCCCGGAGGAGCTTCCCCAAACTGACCTGCCAACCTTTCTCATCATCTGCATGCACGGAAGAGGGTGTTTCCGCCAAGCCCTACCACATAACCACTCTCATTCTTTGTCTCATTGTTTTCTCCCATCCTTCACCGTTACCTACTATTTTGGATGTCTTACCTAAAATCCACACCCAAGATAACGTGACTATATTTAAGTTTCTATGGAACTGTGAATCATCCCTCTTCCCTTCAACAGTTTTCTCTTATGCATCCTGAATACCATTCACTTCTTGGCT includes these proteins:
- the LOC140847374 gene encoding spermatid nuclear transition protein 3 translates to MANSTVMEQSTPSTKQLTSSTKGRTKRKNPCQHRSRCGGQVKKIQKGIKRLLHGSARKKFYCIHATIPRKAKRVERAKKF